One window of Sphingobacteriales bacterium genomic DNA carries:
- a CDS encoding geranylgeranylglycerol-phosphate geranylgeranyltransferase: MNTFFALIRTSNLIYIFLTLCALRFLLIDPLFVMAGYTPSLHTVGFLLLILSVMLIAAAGYIINDYFDIEADRINKPEKALIGKAISPDKAMLYYHVCNSAGIILGGVLAWQVGNIRLIFVHLITAALLWFYATSLKRKPFIGNLIISALVALSIFCVALFDLELLTYTGIKIKVIFKSLFESVTGFLVTAPELNNYTNRELLDTILTYVAGYAGFAFILNLIRELAKVMEDLEGDEEAGYRTLPLVAGVAFTKLLAAGLTLITVNFIAKFQISQMLAGQIPVAIATLILIQLPLIYITYKLYKASQKHDFSHISKIVKLVMLAGLLYLPYLRAGMQFIPPQTTLPPGIESITFEPDTTNILTVDTAEANLPDTIKYIIDTKTGLTRPDTASVPVEPKKNTLKTIGDDLLK; this comes from the coding sequence ATGAATACTTTTTTTGCACTAATCAGGACATCAAACCTGATCTATATCTTTTTAACCCTTTGCGCACTCAGGTTTTTATTGATTGACCCCCTGTTTGTCATGGCAGGATATACGCCCAGCCTCCATACCGTCGGGTTTTTGCTCCTAATCCTTTCTGTCATGCTGATTGCTGCTGCCGGATATATCATCAATGATTATTTTGATATTGAAGCAGACAGAATCAATAAACCGGAGAAGGCTTTAATCGGTAAGGCAATCAGTCCGGACAAGGCAATGCTTTATTACCATGTTTGCAATTCTGCAGGAATAATTTTAGGTGGTGTTTTAGCCTGGCAAGTCGGCAACATACGGTTAATATTTGTGCATTTGATTACGGCAGCTCTTCTCTGGTTTTACGCAACCTCCTTAAAACGAAAACCATTTATCGGCAATCTGATTATCTCGGCTTTAGTTGCACTTAGTATTTTTTGTGTTGCGCTTTTTGATTTGGAATTGCTTACCTATACGGGCATTAAAATCAAGGTGATTTTTAAATCTTTGTTTGAATCTGTCACCGGATTTTTAGTAACAGCCCCCGAACTGAACAATTATACTAATCGCGAACTTTTAGACACCATTTTAACTTATGTGGCGGGTTATGCCGGGTTTGCTTTTATTCTGAACTTAATCCGTGAGCTTGCTAAAGTCATGGAAGATTTAGAGGGGGATGAAGAAGCAGGATACAGAACCCTGCCTTTGGTCGCAGGAGTAGCTTTTACCAAATTGCTTGCCGCAGGATTAACTTTGATTACCGTCAATTTCATCGCCAAGTTTCAAATAAGTCAAATGCTCGCCGGTCAAATACCGGTAGCAATAGCAACCCTTATTCTGATTCAGTTGCCTTTAATCTATATTACATACAAACTGTATAAAGCCTCACAGAAACATGATTTTTCGCATATCAGCAAAATTGTCAAGTTGGTGATGCTTGCAGGCCTATTGTATCTTCCCTATCTCCGTGCCGGTATGCAGTTTATTCCACCTCAAACAACCCTCCCTCCGGGAATAGAAAGCATTACCTTTGAACCTGATACCACTAATATATTAACTGTGGATACTGCCGAAGCAAACCTTCCGGATACTATTAAATATATTATTGACACTAAAACAGGATTAACCCGTCCTGATACTGCTTCGGTCCCGGTTGAACCGAAAAAAAATACTTTAAAGACTATCGGAGACGATTTGCTGAAATAA
- a CDS encoding PD-(D/E)XK nuclease family transposase, whose protein sequence is MREKYVNPFTDFGFKKLFGEEPNKDLLLDFLNELLREQEGEIKELIYLKTEHLGAGDTDRRAIFDLYCENERGEKFIVELQKSKQNFFKDRTLYYATFPIQEQAKRADWNYELKAVYTVAILDFVFDEDKAEQNKYRYDVKLTDIDTCKVFYDKLTFIYLEMPKFTKGVEELSTRFEKWLYVLKNLNRLERIPDRLRERIFERLFEVAEVAKFSREELLSYEDSLKYYRDLKNSLDTAFEEGKVEGLREVIKNGSVAGVDIKTLAKLTGLSEVEVSRIINEI, encoded by the coding sequence ATCAGAGAAAAATACGTCAACCCTTTTACCGACTTCGGTTTCAAGAAATTGTTTGGGGAAGAACCCAACAAAGACTTGTTATTGGATTTTCTCAATGAATTACTGCGCGAACAGGAAGGCGAAATTAAGGAACTCATCTACCTAAAAACCGAACACCTCGGTGCAGGTGATACAGACCGCAGAGCTATTTTTGACCTCTATTGCGAAAATGAGCGAGGCGAAAAATTCATCGTTGAGTTGCAAAAATCCAAGCAAAACTTTTTCAAAGACCGCACTTTGTATTATGCTACTTTTCCTATTCAAGAGCAGGCAAAGCGGGCAGACTGGAACTATGAACTGAAAGCAGTTTACACGGTAGCCATCCTTGATTTTGTCTTTGATGAAGACAAGGCAGAGCAAAACAAATACAGATACGATGTAAAGCTGACCGACATAGACACCTGCAAAGTATTCTACGACAAGTTGACTTTTATCTACTTAGAGATGCCAAAGTTCACAAAGGGAGTAGAAGAATTAAGCACCCGGTTTGAAAAGTGGCTATATGTGCTGAAAAACCTGAACCGGTTGGAGCGGATACCTGATCGTTTGCGGGAGCGGATATTTGAACGCCTGTTTGAGGTTGCGGAAGTAGCAAAGTTCAGCAGAGAGGAGTTGCTATCGTATGAAGACAGTCTGAAGTATTACCGCGATTTAAAGAACTCGTTGGACACCGCATTTGAGGAAGGAAAGGTAGAAGGTTTAAGAGAGGTCATTAAAAATGGTTCAGTTGCCGGTGTTGACATAAAAACATTGGCAAAACTAACCGGTTTATCAGAAGTAGAGGTGAGCAGAATTATCAACGAGATATAA
- a CDS encoding LysM peptidoglycan-binding domain-containing protein translates to MRNLILIFVVLCSTSLMLSAQPVSYIQYTVKPGDSLYKLSSVYGVNIESIKQHNPRIKNEQLNVGEVIILPMKKWVDTGDPSKSNTQTVVYLNDDVVANAGENLLPMNKPVLHEDPISDVVSEIISKPSENLSSSEPIVYATPLNFADSEVTIPVQPLFVKEDPIFRGVEEPVQLIDTYSATITEANTNTSTSSNGNNVKTTKTVDKSTKESKVTTGTAKSGIYSKLKPVKHKVKEKETLYSIAKQYNQEITTIVNWNNLPDNSIKTGQEIIIEWIMPTNEALSMLELAEIGKSNADAANMTAFQKTYLSYELDTMNLYQLKKDIGAAVWFDDSGTTSGTDNMYCLHKNAPPKTIVKVTNPINRRSAYLMVVEKLPDLPQNDNVLLSMTHSAAKRLNILNDKLMVESRYYLPK, encoded by the coding sequence ATGAGAAATCTTATCTTGATATTTGTTGTTTTATGCAGTACAAGTTTGATGCTTTCTGCTCAACCTGTTTCTTACATACAATATACGGTAAAACCCGGAGATAGTTTATACAAATTGTCTTCTGTTTACGGAGTTAATATTGAGTCTATCAAACAACATAACCCCAGAATTAAGAACGAACAACTGAATGTGGGGGAAGTCATTATTCTACCCATGAAAAAATGGGTAGATACCGGTGATCCCTCAAAATCAAACACTCAAACAGTGGTTTATCTGAATGATGATGTGGTTGCCAATGCAGGCGAAAATTTATTGCCTATGAATAAACCTGTTTTGCACGAAGACCCTATTTCAGATGTGGTTTCAGAAATTATCTCCAAACCCTCCGAAAATTTGTCATCATCTGAACCCATCGTTTATGCCACTCCTTTAAATTTTGCAGATAGCGAAGTTACCATTCCGGTTCAACCTTTGTTTGTAAAAGAAGACCCTATTTTCAGAGGAGTTGAAGAACCGGTTCAACTAATTGATACCTATTCTGCTACCATTACAGAAGCGAATACGAACACTTCTACTTCTTCTAATGGCAATAATGTAAAAACAACAAAAACCGTTGACAAAAGCACTAAAGAATCAAAAGTCACAACAGGAACTGCTAAATCTGGTATATATTCTAAGCTTAAACCGGTTAAACATAAAGTAAAGGAAAAAGAAACCCTGTATAGCATTGCAAAACAATATAATCAGGAAATTACAACCATCGTTAACTGGAACAACCTGCCTGATAATAGCATAAAGACCGGACAGGAAATTATTATTGAATGGATAATGCCCACCAACGAAGCGCTTTCTATGCTTGAATTAGCGGAAATAGGCAAATCTAATGCCGATGCGGCTAATATGACGGCTTTTCAAAAAACCTATCTTTCTTACGAACTCGACACCATGAACCTTTATCAGTTAAAAAAGGATATTGGTGCTGCAGTTTGGTTTGATGACAGTGGTACAACTTCAGGTACTGACAATATGTATTGTCTGCATAAAAACGCACCTCCTAAAACAATTGTAAAAGTAACGAACCCGATTAACCGAAGATCGGCTTATTTGATGGTTGTTGAAAAGTTGCCGGATTTGCCTCAAAACGACAATGTTTTACTGAGCATGACACATAGTGCTGCAAAAAGATTGAACATTCTGAATGACAAACTCATGGTTGAATCCCGTTATTATTTACCCAAATAA
- the truB gene encoding tRNA pseudouridine(55) synthase TruB, producing MISEKKQDFNFEDGEVVLVNKPLKWTSFDVVNKLRYACGVKKIGHAGTLDPMATGLLIICIGRNATRRIEEFMGMDKEYTGTFFLGATTPSFDTEHEPDRFYDISHIKEEDLFKTAQALTGSYLQTPPMFSAVKVNGSPLYLKARKGQEIAVEKRPITVHELELTNINLPLIEVRIKCSKGTYIRSIASDFGKLLQNGAYLSALCRTKIGNFNLKDAWELESLVKAIAPYKSKPQANIEFQK from the coding sequence ATGATTTCAGAAAAAAAACAAGATTTTAATTTTGAGGATGGAGAAGTCGTCTTAGTGAATAAGCCTTTGAAATGGACTTCATTTGATGTGGTGAATAAATTGAGATATGCTTGCGGAGTAAAAAAAATTGGCCATGCAGGTACCCTCGATCCAATGGCTACCGGCTTGTTAATTATTTGTATCGGCAGAAATGCCACCCGTAGAATTGAAGAATTTATGGGGATGGATAAAGAATATACCGGCACTTTTTTTCTTGGGGCGACAACACCATCCTTCGATACTGAACATGAACCCGACCGTTTTTATGATATAAGTCATATCAAAGAAGAGGATTTGTTTAAAACAGCTCAGGCATTGACCGGAAGCTATTTGCAAACTCCGCCTATGTTTTCGGCAGTGAAAGTTAATGGCTCCCCCTTGTATCTCAAAGCGCGCAAGGGACAAGAGATTGCTGTGGAAAAACGTCCGATTACTGTACACGAACTGGAACTGACCAATATCAATTTGCCATTGATTGAGGTAAGGATTAAATGCAGTAAAGGAACTTATATCCGCTCAATAGCCTCAGACTTTGGAAAATTGCTGCAAAATGGTGCATACTTGTCAGCACTTTGCAGGACAAAAATCGGGAATTTTAACCTGAAAGATGCCTGGGAGTTAGAAAGCCTGGTAAAGGCAATTGCTCCTTATAAGTCAAAACCTCAGGCAAATATCGAATTTCAAAAATAA
- a CDS encoding homogentisate 1,2-dioxygenase: MPHYHRLGQIPPKRHTQFRKPNGSLYAEELFSTEGFSDAYSLLYHCHPPTVIRNVGKPVPVAPDVVMSKQLQPRSLQGFNITPIDDYLKSRIPVLVNNDCHISLAAPKESTAGYFVKNADADEMIFIHQGSGTLKTCYGNIDFEYGDYLVIPRGTVYQLYFDSPDNRLFIVESFSPIVFPKRYLSDFGQLMEHSPFCERDIKLPQNLETHDIKGDFKLYIKKEGIMYPYQYAFHPFDVIGWDGYCYPFGFSIHNFEPLTGRVHLPPPIHQTFASRGFVVCSFVPRLYDYHPLAIPAPYHHSNIDSDEVLYYVDGDFMSRKNVKKGQITLHPGGIPHGPHPGTVEKSIGAKETQELAVMVDTFKPLQLTRQALQIEDPEYFLSWLDYAG; the protein is encoded by the coding sequence ATGCCTCATTACCACAGATTAGGCCAAATACCCCCAAAACGACATACCCAATTCCGCAAACCAAATGGAAGTTTGTATGCCGAAGAATTGTTTAGTACAGAAGGGTTTTCAGATGCTTATTCTTTGTTGTATCATTGTCATCCTCCAACGGTAATCAGAAATGTAGGGAAACCTGTCCCGGTTGCACCTGATGTAGTGATGAGCAAACAGTTGCAGCCTCGAAGCCTGCAGGGATTTAATATTACCCCAATAGATGATTATCTCAAAAGTAGAATACCGGTATTGGTCAATAATGATTGTCATATCAGTTTGGCAGCACCAAAAGAATCAACGGCCGGTTATTTTGTAAAAAACGCAGATGCTGATGAAATGATATTTATTCATCAGGGATCTGGAACGTTAAAAACTTGCTATGGAAATATTGATTTTGAATATGGAGATTATCTGGTAATCCCAAGAGGAACTGTTTACCAACTTTACTTTGATAGTCCTGATAATCGGTTGTTTATCGTAGAATCTTTTAGTCCGATTGTTTTCCCCAAACGCTATTTGTCCGATTTCGGTCAACTGATGGAACACTCACCTTTTTGTGAAAGGGATATTAAACTGCCCCAAAATTTAGAAACTCATGACATAAAAGGTGATTTCAAGCTTTACATTAAAAAAGAAGGGATAATGTACCCTTATCAATATGCATTCCATCCTTTTGATGTAATTGGTTGGGATGGATATTGTTATCCCTTTGGGTTTTCTATTCACAATTTCGAACCATTGACCGGAAGGGTCCATCTTCCGCCACCAATTCACCAAACTTTTGCGTCTCGCGGTTTTGTAGTTTGTTCTTTTGTTCCTCGACTTTACGATTATCACCCCTTAGCCATCCCTGCACCTTACCACCACAGCAATATCGATTCTGATGAAGTGCTGTATTATGTTGATGGGGATTTTATGAGCCGGAAAAATGTAAAAAAAGGACAAATCACACTTCATCCGGGTGGAATTCCCCATGGCCCTCATCCGGGAACGGTCGAGAAAAGTATAGGCGCAAAAGAAACTCAGGAACTTGCGGTAATGGTTGATACCTTTAAACCCCTTCAACTCACCCGACAGGCTCTGCAGATTGAAGATCCCGAGTATTTTCTTTCCTGGTTAGATTATGCCGGGTAA
- the hppD gene encoding 4-hydroxyphenylpyruvate dioxygenase codes for MSNLATSLEQNHPAVADFLPINGTDHIELYVGNAKQSAYYYQAAFGYELVAYSGLETGSKDQASYVLQQGKIRLVLTTPLNPESPLNQHLVQHGDGVKVLALWVDDARNSFNQTVNRGAKPAMEPTVFKDEYGEVVISAIHTYGHTIHKFIERKNYHGAFLPGYMAKSSNFAVQPVGLKYIDHCVGNVELGEMNKWVKFYEDVMGFKLLVTFDDKDISTEYTALMSKVVSSGNGYIKFPINEPANGRKKSQIEEYIDFYHGAGVQHIALATDNIIYTVAELRRRGVEFLYVPDNYYDDLVERVGHINEDMETLKKLNILVDRDEEGYLLQLFTKPVQDRPTVFFEIIQRCGAKSFGKGNFKALFESIEREQALRGTL; via the coding sequence ATGTCTAATTTAGCAACAAGTTTAGAACAGAATCATCCGGCAGTCGCCGACTTTTTACCTATTAACGGCACCGATCATATTGAACTATATGTTGGCAACGCAAAACAATCTGCTTATTATTATCAGGCAGCATTCGGTTATGAATTGGTTGCCTATTCCGGCTTGGAAACCGGCTCTAAAGATCAGGCTTCTTATGTACTTCAACAAGGAAAAATCAGGTTGGTATTGACCACTCCTTTAAATCCCGAGTCCCCATTGAACCAACATTTGGTGCAACATGGAGATGGTGTAAAAGTACTTGCCTTATGGGTGGATGATGCGCGTAATTCTTTTAATCAGACCGTTAACCGAGGCGCAAAACCTGCCATGGAACCCACTGTTTTTAAAGACGAATATGGCGAAGTGGTGATATCTGCCATTCACACCTATGGGCATACTATTCACAAATTTATTGAACGAAAAAACTATCACGGAGCTTTTTTGCCCGGCTATATGGCTAAAAGCTCAAATTTCGCTGTTCAACCTGTCGGACTAAAATATATTGATCATTGTGTGGGCAATGTTGAACTGGGAGAAATGAATAAATGGGTGAAGTTTTATGAAGATGTCATGGGCTTTAAATTGCTGGTAACTTTTGATGACAAAGATATTTCAACAGAATATACCGCTTTAATGAGCAAGGTTGTCAGCAGTGGTAATGGTTATATCAAATTTCCGATCAACGAACCCGCAAATGGAAGAAAAAAATCACAAATTGAAGAGTATATTGATTTTTACCATGGCGCGGGGGTTCAGCATATTGCTTTGGCAACAGACAATATAATTTATACCGTTGCTGAATTGCGCCGGCGTGGTGTTGAGTTTTTGTATGTTCCCGACAATTACTATGATGATCTTGTCGAGCGCGTAGGTCATATTAATGAAGACATGGAAACGCTTAAAAAACTCAACATTTTGGTTGACCGGGACGAGGAAGGTTACCTGCTTCAACTTTTTACAAAACCTGTTCAGGACCGCCCCACCGTTTTCTTTGAAATCATTCAACGATGCGGTGCGAAATCTTTTGGAAAAGGAAATTTTAAAGCATTGTTCGAATCCATTGAGCGCGAACAAGCCTTGAGAGGCACGCTTTAA
- a CDS encoding DUF2892 domain-containing protein: MEHNMNFADIAVRYLLMMLLVIMGGIFKSPELMLLGFPFFLFAILGWCPLFHFLGINHYKQMKG, translated from the coding sequence ATGGAGCATAATATGAATTTTGCGGATATTGCTGTTCGTTACCTGCTTATGATGTTGCTGGTAATTATGGGTGGGATATTTAAATCTCCCGAACTGATGTTGTTAGGATTTCCTTTCTTTTTGTTTGCTATTTTAGGTTGGTGTCCACTGTTCCACTTTTTGGGCATCAATCATTACAAACAAATGAAAGGGTAG
- a CDS encoding L-serine ammonia-lyase yields the protein MITTSFFELFKIGPGPSSSHTVGPMRAANSFRNWCLQYFEHQETDKSHFKIRVELYGALAATGHGHGTHRAVLAGLFGQIPQTINTDWLSGLLEVPNQLYEIDFGELKIPFSEHDIYFDYTQNPYRHPNTLKFVLLKNYYPCKEEIYYSVGGGFIEKEGINEEEKMRQSLPYTYHNMDSLLWVMEQHNCTVEEVLFQNEMALTGLSKQEVLDRIGQIMDVMRKSVERGIKKEGILPGGLNVHRRAKGMFEKALYHEKHQHWAEALFARLNAYALATSEENAAGQMVVTAPTNGAAGILPACLEYLRHDCQIPETVLQQGLLIAAMIGFIIKENASISGAELGCMAEVGSASSMAAALFSYCNGGDIHQIGTAAEIALEHHLGMTCDPIKGLVQIPCIERNANGAIKAYNAYLLAAGRTGIGKPVISFDQVVEVMRQTGQDLSHKYKETATGGLATSFGWGNMPGS from the coding sequence ATGATTACCACTTCTTTTTTTGAATTGTTTAAGATAGGCCCCGGTCCTTCCAGTTCGCATACTGTCGGACCGATGAGGGCTGCCAACTCTTTCAGAAATTGGTGTTTGCAGTATTTCGAACATCAAGAAACAGACAAGTCGCATTTCAAAATAAGGGTTGAACTTTACGGAGCATTAGCAGCAACAGGGCATGGACATGGCACTCATAGAGCTGTTTTAGCCGGCTTATTTGGTCAAATTCCTCAAACAATAAACACTGACTGGTTGAGTGGTTTGCTTGAAGTACCAAACCAACTATATGAAATTGACTTTGGCGAACTAAAGATTCCGTTTTCTGAACACGATATTTATTTTGACTACACTCAAAATCCTTATCGCCATCCAAATACTCTGAAATTTGTTTTGCTAAAAAATTATTACCCTTGCAAAGAAGAAATTTACTACTCAGTAGGAGGGGGCTTTATTGAGAAAGAAGGCATAAATGAGGAGGAGAAAATGAGGCAGTCATTGCCTTATACCTACCATAATATGGACAGTTTGTTATGGGTTATGGAGCAACACAATTGCACTGTGGAGGAAGTGCTGTTTCAAAACGAAATGGCTTTGACCGGTTTGTCTAAACAAGAGGTTTTAGATCGGATTGGTCAAATAATGGACGTGATGAGAAAGAGTGTAGAAAGAGGAATAAAAAAGGAAGGCATCCTACCCGGCGGTTTAAACGTACACCGACGAGCAAAAGGGATGTTTGAAAAAGCCCTGTACCATGAAAAACATCAACATTGGGCAGAAGCACTTTTTGCCCGTCTCAATGCATACGCTCTTGCCACATCCGAAGAAAACGCAGCCGGACAAATGGTGGTTACCGCCCCAACAAACGGGGCTGCCGGTATTCTTCCCGCTTGCCTCGAATACTTGCGCCATGACTGCCAAATTCCCGAAACTGTGTTGCAACAAGGATTGCTTATTGCAGCTATGATAGGCTTCATCATCAAAGAGAATGCCTCTATTTCAGGGGCAGAATTGGGCTGTATGGCAGAAGTAGGCTCTGCTTCTTCAATGGCTGCTGCGTTGTTCAGTTATTGCAATGGAGGTGATATTCATCAAATCGGCACAGCTGCTGAAATTGCTTTAGAACATCATCTCGGAATGACCTGCGACCCGATAAAGGGCTTGGTGCAGATACCCTGCATAGAAAGAAACGCAAACGGAGCCATTAAAGCATATAATGCCTACCTCCTGGCTGCAGGTCGAACAGGCATTGGTAAACCTGTTATTTCATTTGACCAGGTTGTCGAGGTTATGCGCCAAACCGGACAAGACTTATCCCATAAGTATAAGGAAACAGCCACCGGTGGTTTAGCTACCTCTTTCGGTTGGGGCAATATGCCCGGTAGTTAG
- a CDS encoding SUMF1/EgtB/PvdO family nonheme iron enzyme has protein sequence MDTRVVRGGSWNNNNRNCRVSNRNNNNPDNDNNNIGFRVVRGLCRSE, from the coding sequence ATAGACACCCGAGTTGTTCGTGGCGGGTCTTGGAATAACAACAACAGGAACTGCCGTGTGTCCAACCGCAACAACAACAATCCTGATAATGACAACAACAATATCGGATTTCGGGTTGTCCGGGGCTTATGCCGGTCAGAGTAA
- a CDS encoding group II intron reverse transcriptase domain-containing protein — protein sequence MKTHKNLFNNIVSHDNLLLAVHKAQRHKRYKSAVSRFLFNMEANIAQLQTELTTKTYSSGNYTVFYVHEPKKRLISASPFRDRVVHHALCNIMEPLFERSFIYDSYANRKGKGTHAAIERCQEFTRRYKYVLKCDIRKFFPSIDHSLLKQEIRHKIACAKTLWLIDNIIDHSNAQEEHIVYFEGDDLFTPHLRRRGLPIGNLTSQFWANVYLNRFDHFVKQTLHAPAYIRYVDDFVIFSNHKNQLQQFKHQISVFLAGLRLILHPNKTHIHKTDSGFPFLGFRIFPYFRHVLKANSKRYKRHLRRKIENYQAGMFSPTQLESALNSWLGHIRFGQSKRLEYEVYWYIKEKEVTLYRHPSCSWRVLE from the coding sequence ATGAAAACGCATAAAAATTTGTTTAATAATATTGTGTCGCATGATAATTTGCTTTTGGCAGTACACAAAGCGCAAAGACACAAGAGGTACAAGTCTGCTGTATCGCGCTTTTTGTTTAACATGGAAGCAAATATAGCTCAATTGCAAACTGAGTTAACTACAAAAACATATAGTTCGGGCAATTACACGGTTTTTTATGTACACGAGCCAAAAAAGCGGCTAATCAGTGCTTCTCCTTTTCGCGACAGGGTAGTTCATCATGCCCTTTGCAATATTATGGAACCGCTGTTTGAACGCAGTTTTATTTACGACAGTTATGCCAATCGCAAGGGCAAAGGCACACACGCTGCCATAGAGCGGTGTCAAGAATTTACACGCAGGTACAAGTATGTGTTGAAGTGTGACATTCGCAAGTTTTTCCCCAGTATAGACCATTCGTTGTTAAAGCAAGAAATAAGGCATAAAATAGCTTGTGCCAAAACCTTATGGCTGATAGACAACATCATAGACCACAGCAATGCACAAGAAGAACACATCGTTTATTTTGAAGGCGATGATTTATTTACGCCACACCTGCGAAGAAGAGGCCTGCCTATAGGAAATCTCACAAGTCAATTTTGGGCAAACGTCTATTTGAACCGTTTTGACCATTTTGTTAAACAAACGCTTCATGCGCCTGCATATATTCGCTATGTTGATGATTTTGTCATTTTTAGCAATCACAAAAATCAATTGCAACAGTTTAAACATCAAATATCCGTTTTTTTGGCAGGCTTGCGTTTGATCCTGCATCCCAACAAAACGCATATTCATAAAACAGATAGTGGCTTTCCTTTTTTGGGGTTTCGTATTTTTCCCTATTTCAGGCATGTTTTAAAAGCAAACTCAAAGCGCTACAAACGTCACTTAAGGCGAAAAATTGAAAACTATCAAGCCGGCATGTTTAGCCCTACTCAGTTAGAAAGTGCCCTAAACAGTTGGCTGGGGCATATTAGGTTTGGGCAAAGCAAACGTTTAGAATATGAAGTGTATTGGTATATCAAAGAAAAAGAGGTAACGCTATATAGACACCCGAGTTGTTCGTGGCGGGTCTTGGAATAA
- the avd gene encoding diversity-generating retroelement protein Avd: protein MENNKETIVLKVYDLLKYVVPILNRLPRSQKFVFADRIQNQLSDLLEMMIDAYYAAGNNKLPILHRINLQLEKTRYFVRLGHDLGLFSSGIYRELSKRLLEIGRMNGGWIKSLK, encoded by the coding sequence ATGGAGAATAATAAAGAAACAATTGTATTAAAAGTATATGACCTGCTCAAGTATGTTGTACCTATTTTGAACAGATTGCCGAGAAGCCAAAAATTTGTGTTTGCCGACCGAATACAAAACCAACTTAGCGATTTGCTGGAAATGATGATAGATGCGTATTATGCTGCCGGAAATAACAAACTGCCTATCCTGCATCGGATAAACTTGCAATTGGAAAAAACACGCTATTTTGTAAGGCTTGGACATGACCTGGGGCTTTTTAGTTCGGGAATTTACAGAGAACTCAGCAAGCGATTATTAGAAATAGGCAGAATGAACGGTGGATGGATTAAAAGCCTAAAATAA
- a CDS encoding IS982 family transposase, with amino-acid sequence MLLVITNKLVSLYIEIDDLLLDYTNCNQSHCILGHKPQGRKLGLSPSEIATILVFYQLSGYKTFQYYYEQLILGEFNHYFPKAPGYKHFLSLIHKCLPVLVLWMLRSCEKALKTGCYFIDATKLPVCHIHRQSQNRVFKDIAAKGKTSTGWFFGLKLHLVINQFGEIVKFALTAGNVADNNHNLLRYLLGNLQGKCAADKGYYTKLFDEFVKQGLQLILKPKKNRKNQYPALPKDVSLSKKRALIESVNDILKTVCNLEHTRHRKPENAATHFMAALIAYQHLDKKPSVFIPNENNYTNTIQFVA; translated from the coding sequence ATGCTTCTTGTTATAACAAACAAACTGGTATCGTTGTACATAGAGATTGACGATTTATTGCTTGACTATACTAACTGCAATCAATCACACTGTATTTTGGGTCATAAACCTCAGGGACGAAAGCTTGGTTTAAGTCCATCGGAAATAGCCACAATTCTTGTATTTTACCAATTATCCGGTTACAAAACTTTTCAATACTACTATGAACAACTCATTTTGGGCGAATTTAACCATTATTTTCCGAAAGCACCTGGCTATAAGCACTTTTTATCATTGATACACAAATGCTTGCCGGTATTAGTGCTTTGGATGTTACGTTCATGTGAAAAAGCCCTCAAAACAGGCTGTTACTTCATAGACGCAACCAAATTACCGGTATGCCATATACATCGTCAAAGCCAAAATCGGGTGTTTAAAGACATCGCTGCCAAAGGTAAGACCTCCACAGGTTGGTTCTTTGGCTTGAAGTTGCATTTAGTCATCAACCAATTCGGAGAAATTGTTAAGTTTGCGCTTACTGCTGGAAATGTGGCAGACAATAACCACAACTTGCTGCGCTATCTGTTGGGCAACTTGCAGGGCAAATGTGCAGCAGACAAAGGCTATTACACCAAACTCTTTGACGAATTTGTTAAACAAGGTTTACAGCTTATCCTAAAACCAAAGAAGAACCGTAAAAATCAATATCCCGCTTTGCCTAAAGATGTCTCTCTCAGTAAAAAAAGAGCATTGATTGAATCGGTAAATGATATTCTGAAAACAGTTTGCAATTTAGAACACACAAGACATCGCAAACCGGAAAACGCTGCTACACATTTTATGGCTGCTCTAATTGCCTATCAACACTTAGATAAAAAACCATCTGTTTTTATCCCCAACGAAAATAATTACACAAACACCATCCAATTTGTTGCTTAA